A window from Enterocloster bolteae encodes these proteins:
- a CDS encoding RuBisCO large subunit C-terminal-like domain-containing protein, which yields MDSLLYTLSETVHKQNYAVATYHISLPKEVDVLKKAAALAVGQTIGTWIPIPGITEEIREKYMGKVVNVFDVPSLDLATQITGDQREYLIQIAYPAVNFGTDLPLLITALLGNDASTSAQVKLLDIEFPEEFVRKFRGPRYGIEGIQKFAGISNRPILLNMIKPCTGLTPKEGARIFYETALGGVDFIKDDELFGNPVYSKPEERVRAYREAAEAAYEKTGERVKYFVNITSGAGEIMENVKRAEDAGADGLMINFAAMGYSVLKHVAEHTVLPILGHSAGTGMCFEGAMNGMASPLAVGKLARLAGADIVMINTPYGGYPLLHQKYMQTVAQLTLPFYDIKPSMPSIGGGVHPGMVEKYIREVGKDVVLAAGGAVQGHPGGAAAGARAMRQAIEIVMSGQPFEKAAAEKDELRTALTQWNYIKS from the coding sequence ATGGATTCTTTACTTTATACATTATCGGAGACAGTACACAAACAAAATTATGCAGTAGCAACATATCATATCAGTCTGCCGAAGGAAGTGGATGTCCTTAAGAAAGCGGCAGCCCTTGCAGTGGGGCAGACCATTGGAACATGGATTCCCATACCTGGAATTACAGAGGAGATTCGCGAAAAATATATGGGGAAGGTGGTGAACGTATTTGATGTGCCTTCCCTGGATCTGGCTACTCAGATTACCGGAGACCAGAGAGAATATCTGATTCAGATTGCCTATCCTGCTGTAAACTTTGGTACAGACCTGCCGCTGCTTATTACCGCCCTTTTAGGCAACGATGCCTCCACCTCAGCCCAGGTAAAACTTTTAGATATAGAGTTTCCGGAGGAGTTTGTCCGCAAATTCAGGGGACCGCGGTATGGGATTGAAGGAATTCAGAAGTTTGCCGGAATAAGTAACCGGCCGATTTTGTTGAATATGATCAAGCCGTGTACAGGACTGACTCCGAAAGAGGGGGCAAGGATATTTTATGAGACTGCACTGGGAGGTGTGGATTTTATAAAGGACGATGAATTGTTTGGAAATCCTGTTTACAGCAAGCCCGAAGAACGGGTAAGGGCATATAGAGAGGCGGCTGAGGCGGCCTATGAGAAGACAGGGGAGCGGGTAAAATATTTTGTGAACATAACCAGCGGCGCAGGTGAAATTATGGAAAATGTAAAACGCGCAGAGGATGCCGGTGCAGATGGACTGATGATTAATTTTGCGGCCATGGGATACAGCGTGCTTAAGCATGTGGCGGAGCATACGGTTCTTCCTATCCTGGGACATTCGGCAGGTACTGGAATGTGTTTTGAAGGAGCCATGAATGGAATGGCCTCTCCCCTTGCTGTGGGAAAGCTTGCACGGCTTGCTGGAGCTGATATTGTAATGATCAATACACCCTATGGCGGCTATCCGCTTCTCCATCAAAAGTATATGCAGACAGTAGCCCAGCTCACGCTTCCTTTCTATGACATTAAGCCCTCTATGCCGTCCATAGGAGGGGGAGTCCATCCGGGGATGGTGGAAAAGTATATCCGGGAAGTGGGAAAAGATGTGGTTCTGGCAGCAGGGGGAGCCGTTCAGGGACATCCAGGCGGTGCAGCAGCAGGGGCTCGGGCAATGCGCCAGGCGATTGAGATTGTGATGAGCGGACAGCCATTTGAAAAGGCGGCAGCAGAAAAGGATGAGCTGCGTACTGCTCTGACTCAATGGAATTATATAAAATCATGA
- a CDS encoding TetR/AcrR family transcriptional regulator: protein MDQTGQNIIDAAMELVVERGYTATTTKDIAKRAGVNECTIFRKFKGKKEIVLQAMGQKRWHPDLEPDDFMIETGNLTEDLCQFARIYMKKVTPEFVKLSLGLRTPELAEDTREGILAIPQVFKTGVTAYFRKMYEKGKLISDDYESMAMMFLSLNFGFVFFKASFGSGLTEMKADEYIIKMVDAFVHGVAK, encoded by the coding sequence ATGGACCAGACAGGACAGAATATTATAGATGCAGCCATGGAACTTGTAGTGGAGAGAGGATATACAGCTACCACTACAAAGGATATCGCAAAACGTGCCGGGGTGAACGAGTGTACTATCTTCAGAAAATTTAAGGGGAAGAAGGAAATTGTGCTTCAGGCCATGGGACAGAAAAGATGGCATCCGGATTTGGAACCGGATGATTTTATGATTGAGACGGGTAATCTGACAGAGGACCTGTGCCAATTTGCCCGTATTTATATGAAAAAGGTCACGCCGGAATTTGTTAAGCTCTCCCTGGGACTGCGTACACCAGAGCTGGCGGAGGATACAAGGGAAGGGATCTTAGCCATTCCCCAGGTCTTTAAAACCGGTGTTACGGCATATTTCAGGAAAATGTATGAGAAGGGAAAGCTCATATCGGATGATTACGAGAGTATGGCCATGATGTTTTTGTCGTTGAATTTTGGATTTGTATTTTTTAAGGCCTCTTTTGGCAGCGGCCTGACTGAGATGAAAGCAGATGAGTATATTATTAAAATGGTAGATGCGTTTGTCCATGGAGTGGCCAAGTAA